Proteins found in one Lagopus muta isolate bLagMut1 chromosome 18, bLagMut1 primary, whole genome shotgun sequence genomic segment:
- the EXOC7 gene encoding exocyst complex component 7 isoform X4 — MALCVSAHAQRPLPLPRWRRGGDRPEAGCASGVPLWSAAPAPHGTMIPTEEMSARRREIEDKLKQEEETLSFIKESLEKSDQLTKNMVSILSSFESRLMKLENSIIPVHKQTENLQRLQENVEKTLSCLDHVISYYHVAKDTEKIIKEGPTGRLEEYLNCMDKIQKAVEYFQDNNPDSPELNRVKSLFERGKESLESEFRSLMTRHTKPVPPILILDLISGEDEMDTQEEMSLEHLPESVLHDVIRISGWLVENGRNQDFMTVYFQIRSVQLDRSIKGLKDHFRKNSSSTGVPYSPAIQNKRKDTPTKKPIKRPVLIPGHEHDLRVKHLSDTLSDKHGPVAGRDDVFDIEIDAYIHCVSAFVKLAQSEYQLLTEIVPEHHQKKTFDSLIQESLDNLIMEGDNIVSAARKAIIRHDYSAVLTIFPILKHLKQMKPEFDQVLQGTAAGTKNKLPGLITSMETTGAKALEEFADNIKNDPDKEYNMPKDGTVHELTSNAILFLQQLLDFQETAGAMLASQVLGDTYNIPLDPRETSSSASSYSSEFSRRLLSTYICKVLGNLQLNLLSKSKVYEDPALSAIFLHNNYNYILKSLEKSELIQLVAVTQKTAERSYRELIEQQIQTYQRSWLKVTDYISERNLPVFQPGVKLKDKERQMIKERFKGFNDGLEELCKIQKAWAIPDVEQRDKIRRAQKTIVKESYGAFLSRYSNVPFTKNPEKYIKYQVDQVGEMIEKLFDTSA; from the exons ATGGCACTTTGCGTTTCTGCGCATGCGCAACGTCCCTTGCCGCTCCCAAGATGGCGCCGTGGCGGTGACCGGCCGGAAGCGGGCTGTGCGAGCGGGGTTCCTCTGTGGAGCGCGGCCCCGGCGCCCCACGGCACGATGATCCCCACCGAGGAGATGTCGGCCCGCAGGAGGGAGATCGAGGACAAGCTGAAGCAG GAAGAAGAAACTCTGTCCTTTATCAAAGAGAGTCTTGAGAAGAGCGACCAGCTCACAAAGAACATG GTTTCTATCCTTTCCTCCTTTGAAAGTCGTTTGATGAAGCTGGAGAACTCGATCATCCCTGTCCATAAACAGACAGAGAATCTACAGCGCTTGCAGGAGAACGTGGAGAAAACCTTGTCCTGCTTGGATCACGTCATCAGTTACTACCATGTGGCTAAGGACACAGAGAAGATCATAAAGGAAGG cccCACTGGGAGGCTGGAGGAGTACTTGAATTGCATGGACAAAATCCAGAAAGCAGTGGAATACTTCCAGGACAACAATCCAGACAGCCCGGAGCTGAACCGTGTG AAATCCCTCTTTGAGAGGGGAAAAGAGTCCTTGGAATCAGAGTTCCGCAGCTTGATGACACGGCACACCAAACCTGTCCCACCCATCCTCATCCTGGACCTGATCAGTGGGGAAGATGAAATGGACACGCAGGAGGAGATGTcactggagcacctcccagAGAGCGTCCTGCACGACGTCATCCGCATTTCTGGCTGGCTGGTGGAAAATGGCAGGAATCAAG ATTTCATGACAGTGTACTTCCAAATCCGTTCAGTCCAGCTCGACCGCTCCATCAAGGGGCTGAAAGACCACTTCCGTAAGAACAGCTCTTCTACAGGGGTCCCCTATTCCCCTGCCATCCAGAACAAAAGGAAGGACACTCCCACCAAAAAGCCAATCAAGAGACCAG TGCTCATCCCAG GTCATGAGCATGACTTACGAGTTAAACACCTTTCCGATACCCTGAGCGACAAGCATGGGCCGGTTGCTG GGAGGGATGATGTGTTCGACATCGAGATCGATGCGTATATTCACTGTGTGAGTGCCTTTGTCAAACTGGCCCAGAGTGAGTACCAGCTCCTGACAGAAATCGTCCCAGAGCACCACCAGAAGAAGACTTTTGATTCCCTCATCCAG GAATCATTAGATAACTTGATCATGGAGGGCGATAACATTGTCTCAGCAGCCCGGAAAGCCATCATCCGACACGACTATTCAGCTGTGCTCACCATCTTCCCCATCCTCAAGCACCTGAAGCAGATGAAGCCAGAATTTGACCAGGTCTTGCAG GGAACTGCAGCAGGCACAAAGAACAAACTGCCAGGGCTGATCACTTCCATGGAGACAACTGGTGCGAAGGCACTGGAAGAGTTTGCTGACAACATTAAG AATGATCCAGACAAGGAATATAACATGCCAAAAGATGGGACAGTTCACGAACTCACCAGCAAC gCCATCCTTTTCCTACAGCAATTGTTGGATTTCCAGGAGACAGCAGGTGCCATGCTGGCATCTCAAG TTCTTGGGGACACATACAATATTCCTTTAGATCCCAGAG agaccAGCTCTTCAGCTAGTAGTTACAGTTCGGAGTTCAGCAGGCGGCTGCTGAGTACCTACATCT GCAAAGTGCTGGGCAACTTGCAGCTTAACCTTCTTAGTAAATCCAAGGTTTATGAAGACCCAGCTTTGAGTGCCATTTTTCTGCACAACAACTACAACTACATTCTGAAATCTCTGGAGAA GTCTGAGCTGATCCAGTTGGTAGCTGTGACACAGAAGACAGCTGAGAGATCTTACAGGGAGCTCATTGAACAGCAGATCCAGACCTACCAGCGCAG CTGGTTAAAGGTGACAGATTACATCTCGGAGAGAAATCTGCCTGTCTTTCAACCAGGAGTGAAG CTCAAGGATAAGGAGAGGCAGATGATCAAGGAGCGCTTTAAG GGCTTTAATGatgggctggaggagctgtgcaAGATCCAGAAAGCCTGGGCAATCCCAGACGTGGAGCAGCGGGACAAAATTCGGCGGGCACAGAAAACCATTGTGAAAGAGTCCTATGGTGCCTTCCTGAGCAG gtATAGCAATGTGCCCTTCACCAAGAACCCTGAGAAGTACATCAAATACCAGGTCGACCAGGTGGGAGAGATGATTGAAAAGCTGTTTGACACATCAGCATAA
- the EXOC7 gene encoding exocyst complex component 7 isoform X5: MALCVSAHAQRPLPLPRWRRGGDRPEAGCASGVPLWSAAPAPHGTMIPTEEMSARRREIEDKLKQEEETLSFIKESLEKSDQLTKNMVSILSSFESRLMKLENSIIPVHKQTENLQRLQENVEKTLSCLDHVISYYHVAKDTEKIIKEGPTGRLEEYLNCMDKIQKAVEYFQDNNPDSPELNRVKSLFERGKESLESEFRSLMTRHTKPVPPILILDLISGEDEMDTQEEMSLEHLPESVLHDVIRISGWLVENGRNQDFMTVYFQIRSVQLDRSIKGLKDHFRKNSSSTGVPYSPAIQNKRKDTPTKKPIKRPGHEHDLRVKHLSDTLSDKHGPVAGRDDVFDIEIDAYIHCVSAFVKLAQSEYQLLTEIVPEHHQKKTFDSLIQESLDNLIMEGDNIVSAARKAIIRHDYSAVLTIFPILKHLKQMKPEFDQVLQGTAAGTKNKLPGLITSMETTGAKALEEFADNIKNDPDKEYNMPKDGTVHELTSNAILFLQQLLDFQETAGAMLASQVLGDTYNIPLDPRETSSSASSYSSEFSRRLLSTYICKVLGNLQLNLLSKSKVYEDPALSAIFLHNNYNYILKSLEKSELIQLVAVTQKTAERSYRELIEQQIQTYQRSWLKVTDYISERNLPVFQPGVKLKDKERQMIKERFKGFNDGLEELCKIQKAWAIPDVEQRDKIRRAQKTIVKESYGAFLSRYSNVPFTKNPEKYIKYQVDQVGEMIEKLFDTSA, translated from the exons ATGGCACTTTGCGTTTCTGCGCATGCGCAACGTCCCTTGCCGCTCCCAAGATGGCGCCGTGGCGGTGACCGGCCGGAAGCGGGCTGTGCGAGCGGGGTTCCTCTGTGGAGCGCGGCCCCGGCGCCCCACGGCACGATGATCCCCACCGAGGAGATGTCGGCCCGCAGGAGGGAGATCGAGGACAAGCTGAAGCAG GAAGAAGAAACTCTGTCCTTTATCAAAGAGAGTCTTGAGAAGAGCGACCAGCTCACAAAGAACATG GTTTCTATCCTTTCCTCCTTTGAAAGTCGTTTGATGAAGCTGGAGAACTCGATCATCCCTGTCCATAAACAGACAGAGAATCTACAGCGCTTGCAGGAGAACGTGGAGAAAACCTTGTCCTGCTTGGATCACGTCATCAGTTACTACCATGTGGCTAAGGACACAGAGAAGATCATAAAGGAAGG cccCACTGGGAGGCTGGAGGAGTACTTGAATTGCATGGACAAAATCCAGAAAGCAGTGGAATACTTCCAGGACAACAATCCAGACAGCCCGGAGCTGAACCGTGTG AAATCCCTCTTTGAGAGGGGAAAAGAGTCCTTGGAATCAGAGTTCCGCAGCTTGATGACACGGCACACCAAACCTGTCCCACCCATCCTCATCCTGGACCTGATCAGTGGGGAAGATGAAATGGACACGCAGGAGGAGATGTcactggagcacctcccagAGAGCGTCCTGCACGACGTCATCCGCATTTCTGGCTGGCTGGTGGAAAATGGCAGGAATCAAG ATTTCATGACAGTGTACTTCCAAATCCGTTCAGTCCAGCTCGACCGCTCCATCAAGGGGCTGAAAGACCACTTCCGTAAGAACAGCTCTTCTACAGGGGTCCCCTATTCCCCTGCCATCCAGAACAAAAGGAAGGACACTCCCACCAAAAAGCCAATCAAGAGACCAG GTCATGAGCATGACTTACGAGTTAAACACCTTTCCGATACCCTGAGCGACAAGCATGGGCCGGTTGCTG GGAGGGATGATGTGTTCGACATCGAGATCGATGCGTATATTCACTGTGTGAGTGCCTTTGTCAAACTGGCCCAGAGTGAGTACCAGCTCCTGACAGAAATCGTCCCAGAGCACCACCAGAAGAAGACTTTTGATTCCCTCATCCAG GAATCATTAGATAACTTGATCATGGAGGGCGATAACATTGTCTCAGCAGCCCGGAAAGCCATCATCCGACACGACTATTCAGCTGTGCTCACCATCTTCCCCATCCTCAAGCACCTGAAGCAGATGAAGCCAGAATTTGACCAGGTCTTGCAG GGAACTGCAGCAGGCACAAAGAACAAACTGCCAGGGCTGATCACTTCCATGGAGACAACTGGTGCGAAGGCACTGGAAGAGTTTGCTGACAACATTAAG AATGATCCAGACAAGGAATATAACATGCCAAAAGATGGGACAGTTCACGAACTCACCAGCAAC gCCATCCTTTTCCTACAGCAATTGTTGGATTTCCAGGAGACAGCAGGTGCCATGCTGGCATCTCAAG TTCTTGGGGACACATACAATATTCCTTTAGATCCCAGAG agaccAGCTCTTCAGCTAGTAGTTACAGTTCGGAGTTCAGCAGGCGGCTGCTGAGTACCTACATCT GCAAAGTGCTGGGCAACTTGCAGCTTAACCTTCTTAGTAAATCCAAGGTTTATGAAGACCCAGCTTTGAGTGCCATTTTTCTGCACAACAACTACAACTACATTCTGAAATCTCTGGAGAA GTCTGAGCTGATCCAGTTGGTAGCTGTGACACAGAAGACAGCTGAGAGATCTTACAGGGAGCTCATTGAACAGCAGATCCAGACCTACCAGCGCAG CTGGTTAAAGGTGACAGATTACATCTCGGAGAGAAATCTGCCTGTCTTTCAACCAGGAGTGAAG CTCAAGGATAAGGAGAGGCAGATGATCAAGGAGCGCTTTAAG GGCTTTAATGatgggctggaggagctgtgcaAGATCCAGAAAGCCTGGGCAATCCCAGACGTGGAGCAGCGGGACAAAATTCGGCGGGCACAGAAAACCATTGTGAAAGAGTCCTATGGTGCCTTCCTGAGCAG gtATAGCAATGTGCCCTTCACCAAGAACCCTGAGAAGTACATCAAATACCAGGTCGACCAGGTGGGAGAGATGATTGAAAAGCTGTTTGACACATCAGCATAA
- the EXOC7 gene encoding exocyst complex component 7 isoform X2, whose protein sequence is MALCVSAHAQRPLPLPRWRRGGDRPEAGCASGVPLWSAAPAPHGTMIPTEEMSARRREIEDKLKQEEETLSFIKESLEKSDQLTKNMVSILSSFESRLMKLENSIIPVHKQTENLQRLQENVEKTLSCLDHVISYYHVAKDTEKIIKEGPTGRLEEYLNCMDKIQKAVEYFQDNNPDSPELNRVKSLFERGKESLESEFRSLMTRHTKPVPPILILDLISGEDEMDTQEEMSLEHLPESVLHDVIRISGWLVENGRNQDFMTVYFQIRSVQLDRSIKGLKDHFRKNSSSTGVPYSPAIQNKRKDTPTKKPIKRPGTIRKAQNLLKQYSQHGLDGKKGASNLIPMEGHEHDLRVKHLSDTLSDKHGPVAGRDDVFDIEIDAYIHCVSAFVKLAQSEYQLLTEIVPEHHQKKTFDSLIQESLDNLIMEGDNIVSAARKAIIRHDYSAVLTIFPILKHLKQMKPEFDQVLQGTAAGTKNKLPGLITSMETTGAKALEEFADNIKNDPDKEYNMPKDGTVHELTSNAILFLQQLLDFQETAGAMLASQETSSSASSYSSEFSRRLLSTYICKVLGNLQLNLLSKSKVYEDPALSAIFLHNNYNYILKSLEKSELIQLVAVTQKTAERSYRELIEQQIQTYQRSWLKVTDYISERNLPVFQPGVKLKDKERQMIKERFKGFNDGLEELCKIQKAWAIPDVEQRDKIRRAQKTIVKESYGAFLSRYSNVPFTKNPEKYIKYQVDQVGEMIEKLFDTSA, encoded by the exons ATGGCACTTTGCGTTTCTGCGCATGCGCAACGTCCCTTGCCGCTCCCAAGATGGCGCCGTGGCGGTGACCGGCCGGAAGCGGGCTGTGCGAGCGGGGTTCCTCTGTGGAGCGCGGCCCCGGCGCCCCACGGCACGATGATCCCCACCGAGGAGATGTCGGCCCGCAGGAGGGAGATCGAGGACAAGCTGAAGCAG GAAGAAGAAACTCTGTCCTTTATCAAAGAGAGTCTTGAGAAGAGCGACCAGCTCACAAAGAACATG GTTTCTATCCTTTCCTCCTTTGAAAGTCGTTTGATGAAGCTGGAGAACTCGATCATCCCTGTCCATAAACAGACAGAGAATCTACAGCGCTTGCAGGAGAACGTGGAGAAAACCTTGTCCTGCTTGGATCACGTCATCAGTTACTACCATGTGGCTAAGGACACAGAGAAGATCATAAAGGAAGG cccCACTGGGAGGCTGGAGGAGTACTTGAATTGCATGGACAAAATCCAGAAAGCAGTGGAATACTTCCAGGACAACAATCCAGACAGCCCGGAGCTGAACCGTGTG AAATCCCTCTTTGAGAGGGGAAAAGAGTCCTTGGAATCAGAGTTCCGCAGCTTGATGACACGGCACACCAAACCTGTCCCACCCATCCTCATCCTGGACCTGATCAGTGGGGAAGATGAAATGGACACGCAGGAGGAGATGTcactggagcacctcccagAGAGCGTCCTGCACGACGTCATCCGCATTTCTGGCTGGCTGGTGGAAAATGGCAGGAATCAAG ATTTCATGACAGTGTACTTCCAAATCCGTTCAGTCCAGCTCGACCGCTCCATCAAGGGGCTGAAAGACCACTTCCGTAAGAACAGCTCTTCTACAGGGGTCCCCTATTCCCCTGCCATCCAGAACAAAAGGAAGGACACTCCCACCAAAAAGCCAATCAAGAGACCAG GCACGATCCGTAAGGCTCAGAACCTTCTGAAACAGTACTCTCAGCATGGTCTAGATGGGAAAAAGGGGGCCTCTAACCTCATTCCTATGGAAG GTCATGAGCATGACTTACGAGTTAAACACCTTTCCGATACCCTGAGCGACAAGCATGGGCCGGTTGCTG GGAGGGATGATGTGTTCGACATCGAGATCGATGCGTATATTCACTGTGTGAGTGCCTTTGTCAAACTGGCCCAGAGTGAGTACCAGCTCCTGACAGAAATCGTCCCAGAGCACCACCAGAAGAAGACTTTTGATTCCCTCATCCAG GAATCATTAGATAACTTGATCATGGAGGGCGATAACATTGTCTCAGCAGCCCGGAAAGCCATCATCCGACACGACTATTCAGCTGTGCTCACCATCTTCCCCATCCTCAAGCACCTGAAGCAGATGAAGCCAGAATTTGACCAGGTCTTGCAG GGAACTGCAGCAGGCACAAAGAACAAACTGCCAGGGCTGATCACTTCCATGGAGACAACTGGTGCGAAGGCACTGGAAGAGTTTGCTGACAACATTAAG AATGATCCAGACAAGGAATATAACATGCCAAAAGATGGGACAGTTCACGAACTCACCAGCAAC gCCATCCTTTTCCTACAGCAATTGTTGGATTTCCAGGAGACAGCAGGTGCCATGCTGGCATCTCAAG agaccAGCTCTTCAGCTAGTAGTTACAGTTCGGAGTTCAGCAGGCGGCTGCTGAGTACCTACATCT GCAAAGTGCTGGGCAACTTGCAGCTTAACCTTCTTAGTAAATCCAAGGTTTATGAAGACCCAGCTTTGAGTGCCATTTTTCTGCACAACAACTACAACTACATTCTGAAATCTCTGGAGAA GTCTGAGCTGATCCAGTTGGTAGCTGTGACACAGAAGACAGCTGAGAGATCTTACAGGGAGCTCATTGAACAGCAGATCCAGACCTACCAGCGCAG CTGGTTAAAGGTGACAGATTACATCTCGGAGAGAAATCTGCCTGTCTTTCAACCAGGAGTGAAG CTCAAGGATAAGGAGAGGCAGATGATCAAGGAGCGCTTTAAG GGCTTTAATGatgggctggaggagctgtgcaAGATCCAGAAAGCCTGGGCAATCCCAGACGTGGAGCAGCGGGACAAAATTCGGCGGGCACAGAAAACCATTGTGAAAGAGTCCTATGGTGCCTTCCTGAGCAG gtATAGCAATGTGCCCTTCACCAAGAACCCTGAGAAGTACATCAAATACCAGGTCGACCAGGTGGGAGAGATGATTGAAAAGCTGTTTGACACATCAGCATAA
- the EXOC7 gene encoding exocyst complex component 7 isoform X3: MALCVSAHAQRPLPLPRWRRGGDRPEAGCASGVPLWSAAPAPHGTMIPTEEMSARRREIEDKLKQEEETLSFIKESLEKSDQLTKNMVSILSSFESRLMKLENSIIPVHKQTENLQRLQENVEKTLSCLDHVISYYHVAKDTEKIIKEGPTGRLEEYLNCMDKIQKAVEYFQDNNPDSPELNRVKSLFERGKESLESEFRSLMTRHTKPVPPILILDLISGEDEMDTQEEMSLEHLPESVLHDVIRISGWLVENGRNQDFMTVYFQIRSVQLDRSIKGLKDHFRKNSSSTGVPYSPAIQNKRKDTPTKKPIKRPGTIRKAQNLLKQYSQHGLDGKKGASNLIPMEGRDDVFDIEIDAYIHCVSAFVKLAQSEYQLLTEIVPEHHQKKTFDSLIQESLDNLIMEGDNIVSAARKAIIRHDYSAVLTIFPILKHLKQMKPEFDQVLQGTAAGTKNKLPGLITSMETTGAKALEEFADNIKNDPDKEYNMPKDGTVHELTSNAILFLQQLLDFQETAGAMLASQVLGDTYNIPLDPRETSSSASSYSSEFSRRLLSTYICKVLGNLQLNLLSKSKVYEDPALSAIFLHNNYNYILKSLEKSELIQLVAVTQKTAERSYRELIEQQIQTYQRSWLKVTDYISERNLPVFQPGVKLKDKERQMIKERFKGFNDGLEELCKIQKAWAIPDVEQRDKIRRAQKTIVKESYGAFLSRYSNVPFTKNPEKYIKYQVDQVGEMIEKLFDTSA; encoded by the exons ATGGCACTTTGCGTTTCTGCGCATGCGCAACGTCCCTTGCCGCTCCCAAGATGGCGCCGTGGCGGTGACCGGCCGGAAGCGGGCTGTGCGAGCGGGGTTCCTCTGTGGAGCGCGGCCCCGGCGCCCCACGGCACGATGATCCCCACCGAGGAGATGTCGGCCCGCAGGAGGGAGATCGAGGACAAGCTGAAGCAG GAAGAAGAAACTCTGTCCTTTATCAAAGAGAGTCTTGAGAAGAGCGACCAGCTCACAAAGAACATG GTTTCTATCCTTTCCTCCTTTGAAAGTCGTTTGATGAAGCTGGAGAACTCGATCATCCCTGTCCATAAACAGACAGAGAATCTACAGCGCTTGCAGGAGAACGTGGAGAAAACCTTGTCCTGCTTGGATCACGTCATCAGTTACTACCATGTGGCTAAGGACACAGAGAAGATCATAAAGGAAGG cccCACTGGGAGGCTGGAGGAGTACTTGAATTGCATGGACAAAATCCAGAAAGCAGTGGAATACTTCCAGGACAACAATCCAGACAGCCCGGAGCTGAACCGTGTG AAATCCCTCTTTGAGAGGGGAAAAGAGTCCTTGGAATCAGAGTTCCGCAGCTTGATGACACGGCACACCAAACCTGTCCCACCCATCCTCATCCTGGACCTGATCAGTGGGGAAGATGAAATGGACACGCAGGAGGAGATGTcactggagcacctcccagAGAGCGTCCTGCACGACGTCATCCGCATTTCTGGCTGGCTGGTGGAAAATGGCAGGAATCAAG ATTTCATGACAGTGTACTTCCAAATCCGTTCAGTCCAGCTCGACCGCTCCATCAAGGGGCTGAAAGACCACTTCCGTAAGAACAGCTCTTCTACAGGGGTCCCCTATTCCCCTGCCATCCAGAACAAAAGGAAGGACACTCCCACCAAAAAGCCAATCAAGAGACCAG GCACGATCCGTAAGGCTCAGAACCTTCTGAAACAGTACTCTCAGCATGGTCTAGATGGGAAAAAGGGGGCCTCTAACCTCATTCCTATGGAAG GGAGGGATGATGTGTTCGACATCGAGATCGATGCGTATATTCACTGTGTGAGTGCCTTTGTCAAACTGGCCCAGAGTGAGTACCAGCTCCTGACAGAAATCGTCCCAGAGCACCACCAGAAGAAGACTTTTGATTCCCTCATCCAG GAATCATTAGATAACTTGATCATGGAGGGCGATAACATTGTCTCAGCAGCCCGGAAAGCCATCATCCGACACGACTATTCAGCTGTGCTCACCATCTTCCCCATCCTCAAGCACCTGAAGCAGATGAAGCCAGAATTTGACCAGGTCTTGCAG GGAACTGCAGCAGGCACAAAGAACAAACTGCCAGGGCTGATCACTTCCATGGAGACAACTGGTGCGAAGGCACTGGAAGAGTTTGCTGACAACATTAAG AATGATCCAGACAAGGAATATAACATGCCAAAAGATGGGACAGTTCACGAACTCACCAGCAAC gCCATCCTTTTCCTACAGCAATTGTTGGATTTCCAGGAGACAGCAGGTGCCATGCTGGCATCTCAAG TTCTTGGGGACACATACAATATTCCTTTAGATCCCAGAG agaccAGCTCTTCAGCTAGTAGTTACAGTTCGGAGTTCAGCAGGCGGCTGCTGAGTACCTACATCT GCAAAGTGCTGGGCAACTTGCAGCTTAACCTTCTTAGTAAATCCAAGGTTTATGAAGACCCAGCTTTGAGTGCCATTTTTCTGCACAACAACTACAACTACATTCTGAAATCTCTGGAGAA GTCTGAGCTGATCCAGTTGGTAGCTGTGACACAGAAGACAGCTGAGAGATCTTACAGGGAGCTCATTGAACAGCAGATCCAGACCTACCAGCGCAG CTGGTTAAAGGTGACAGATTACATCTCGGAGAGAAATCTGCCTGTCTTTCAACCAGGAGTGAAG CTCAAGGATAAGGAGAGGCAGATGATCAAGGAGCGCTTTAAG GGCTTTAATGatgggctggaggagctgtgcaAGATCCAGAAAGCCTGGGCAATCCCAGACGTGGAGCAGCGGGACAAAATTCGGCGGGCACAGAAAACCATTGTGAAAGAGTCCTATGGTGCCTTCCTGAGCAG gtATAGCAATGTGCCCTTCACCAAGAACCCTGAGAAGTACATCAAATACCAGGTCGACCAGGTGGGAGAGATGATTGAAAAGCTGTTTGACACATCAGCATAA